CCGGCTTTCTTCAGGTGTTTCCCAATCTCCTCGGCCATCATTACCGACCGGTGTTGTCCGCCGGTACATCCGAACGCAATCGTCAGGTAGCTCTTGCCCTCGTGGATGTAATGCGGCAGCAGGTACACCAGCAGTTCATTGATGCGCTTCAGGAATTCCTTCGTCTGCGGAAATTTCCGTACGTAGTTCGCAACCCTGGCGTCTTTGCCCGTCAGCGGCCTGAATTCCGGCACGAAGTGCGGATTCGGCAGGAACCGCACATCGAACACCAGGTCCGCATCTTCCGGCACGCCATTTCGAAACCCAAAGCTCACTGTCGAAACCAGAATGTGCCGGCTGGGCTCTTCCCGCCTAAATCGCTCATTGATATGCGCGCGCAGTTCATGGACATTGAACTTCGTCGTGTCGATGATGTCGTCCGCCAGCGCCGAGATCGGCTGTAGCCTTTTCCGCTCCGCCGCGATCGACGACTTCACCGGCTCCGATTTCCCCAGCGGATGTGGCCGCCTTGTCTCGCTGAAACGCCTGAGCAACGTCTCATCCGTCGCTTCCAGGAACAGCACCTTGGTTGGCAGCCTCTTCTTTACCGCCTTGAGGATGGTCGGCAGTTTCTCGAGCTTGGTGCCCTCGCGCACGTCCACCACCAGCGCGGCCCGCCGTGTCTCCTGCGACTGCTGTACCAAGTCGGCGAAACTCGGGATCAACTCAACCGGAAGATTGTCCACGCAGTAATAGCCAAGGTCTTCGAAAACCTTCAGCACCGACCCCTTGCCCGAGCCGCTCATCCCGGTGATCACCACCAGCTCGGCTCCCGGCAGCGACTTTCGCACTCGGATGGGTTTCCGGCCAAGGTCGACTTTGGCGAACTTCTTACTTCTCTTTGAGGCGGGCATTTGAGGTCATCGTAAATCAGCTACGTTCCTGTGGGAAGTTGCGCGGCAGGCACTTACGTCCACTCACCGCGGCGCCCGGATCTCGCACGCAATGAAAAAGGGCACAGCCGAAGCCGCGCCCCTCCTGCAAATTAGTTTTCTCAAGGCAGCCTGTCGAAGTAGCACGGCAATGTCGGCTGCTCCGGTGGACTCGTCGAGGTCAGGTTCGGACCCGCCCAATCGAAGTATTCATCCATGTCCGGCTGCGCCTTATCTCGCTCCATCAGGTTCGGCAAATCGAATCGCTTCTCGACAAACTTCAGGAGCGCCGTGAAATCCGCGTTCGTGTGCGACACGTACCCCGGCTTCGCAAACGGCGAGAAGATGAACAGTGGAACCCGGAACCCTGTCACATCAAAGTCGCCCGGAAAATCCGTCGGGAGCAGATACGGTTTCTTTCCATCCGGACTCACCGTCTTCACGGGAGGCACATGGTCATACAGTCCGCCGCCTTCGTCATACGTCAGGAAGAAGACCGAATCCTTCCACGATGGACTATTCATCAGAGCCTTTACCAGCGTGCGGACATACATCGCGCCCTTATCCACGGGATTCAGCGGGTGCTCGTCCGTGCCTGTCTCGATGTAGCCCGACTCGATGAGCGCCACCTGCGGCAAGGTCCCCGCTTGCGCGTCAATCGCGAACTGCTTCGCATCCACGAACTTGTCCTTGTGCTGGCTCGTGAAGTCGGCGAAGAAGTTCATGTAGGTGCTGCCCGTCGAGCCAGGCTGCCAGCCGTC
This window of the Terriglobales bacterium genome carries:
- the rapZ gene encoding RNase adapter RapZ, whose amino-acid sequence is MPASKRSKKFAKVDLGRKPIRVRKSLPGAELVVITGMSGSGKGSVLKVFEDLGYYCVDNLPVELIPSFADLVQQSQETRRAALVVDVREGTKLEKLPTILKAVKKRLPTKVLFLEATDETLLRRFSETRRPHPLGKSEPVKSSIAAERKRLQPISALADDIIDTTKFNVHELRAHINERFRREEPSRHILVSTVSFGFRNGVPEDADLVFDVRFLPNPHFVPEFRPLTGKDARVANYVRKFPQTKEFLKRINELLVYLLPHYIHEGKSYLTIAFGCTGGQHRSVMMAEEIGKHLKKAGYDVKIQHRDCPR